From one Anoplolepis gracilipes chromosome 10, ASM4749672v1, whole genome shotgun sequence genomic stretch:
- the LOC140670234 gene encoding uncharacterized protein: MSNSVQPYPPTRCLVPDIKEFQSKVINFLKEKTTTTNYSIVLNIPESVPIDGCKKYNLATTMYIISVRYQTCLNNDPDEFDEFYVKTHKRLYEIQNLTPFTTYTLKFALTNLYVNKLSMKLQFGENIILKTTPGKLNAPENVTVQVLIPTLAIVYWMPPENINCMEVNYEVHWRSVSFTNGTQKGITRDEYDTHFLNNSERTVDGKFFMKRFPLMLGQEYLIYVRVYLVNFNNLVTDSLKKSVYMYPEPNNLILRGVGINSINISWNLSDNITHYTLKYKQNQMQKWEIANNIETNNYTVEFHIENLLPGTLYKFRLILRYCNYEKEFIWLPDGEFTFETQGSIGTSAVQYDLKITLTVVGLVIAVICICLYYSYRKCKESHDEQVLFSTITNIELATLYEMPSGNVVNALYVPRMQYNRNLR, encoded by the exons ATGAGTAATTCTGTACAACCATATCCCCCGACAAGGTGTTTAGTACCTGacataaaagaatttcaatctaaagttattaattttttaaaagaaaagacgaCAACTACAAACTACAGCATCGTTCTAAACATCCCGGAGTCGGTTCCTATTGACGGATGTAAGAAATACAATTTAGCCACCACTATGTATATCATCTCCGTGAGATACCAAACTTGTTTGAACAATGACCCTGACGAATTTGACGAATTCTACGTGAAAACGCACAAACGGCTTTacgaaatacaaaatttaactcCATTTACAACGTACACATTGAAATTTGCATTAACTAATTTATATGTCAACAAGTTATCGATGAAGTTGCAATTCGgggaaaatataattctaaaaactACCCCTGGCAAGCTTAACGCGCCAGAAAATGTGACGGTTCAAGTTCTAATTCCTACTTTGGCGATAGTTTATTGGATGCCACCCGAGAACATAAATTGTATGGAAGTGAATTACGAAGTGCATTGGCGATCAGTCTCTTTTACAAATGGCACACAAAAAGGAATTACTCGAGATGAATACGATACacattttctcaataattcCGAACGTACGGTAGATGGCAAGTTTTTCATGAAAAGATTTCCGCTGATGCTAGGACAGGAATACTTGATATATGTGCGAGTGTATCTAgttaatttcaacaatttagTCACtgacagtttaaaaaaaagtgtttataTGTATCCGGAAccgaataatttgattttgagaGGAGTCggtataaatagtataaatatttcatggaATCTTAGCGATAATATAACCCATTACACACTGAAGTACAAACAAAATCAAATGCAAAAATGGGAAATTGCAAACAATATTGagacaaataattatacagtagAATTccatatagaaaatttactgCCAggaactttatataaattccgtTTGATCCTGAGATATTGCAATTAcgagaaagaatttatatggCTGCCTGATGGAGAATTTACTTTTGAAACACaag GATCTATCGGAACATCTGCTGTGCAATATGatctaaaaattacattaacagTTGTTGGCCTCGTCATTGCTGTAATCTGTATTTGCTTGTATTATT CATACCgaaaatgtaaagaaagtCACGATGAACAAGTTTTGTTTTCAACAATCACCAACATCGAATTAGCAACTCTATATGAAATGCCTTCCGGGAACGTAGTTAATGCGTTGTACGTTCCTAGAATGCAATATAATCGGAACTTGCGCTGA